CCGGAGGAAGAACTGGCTGCTGATGACAACAACTTCATTCACGTGTTCCACTTCCAAAACGAAGTCAACAGAGTTCACGGTGTTCCCTTCAAGTTCCTTCTCCTGGAGGTGAGCATATTGAAAAACGCATCTTGTTTGACACCTTTTACTTACGCAATATCCAGGGCGAGAAGTTTGTCGACACCAAGAAGAGACTTGAGAAGCGGACAGGCATCAAGGGCAAGAGCTTTGAGAAGATCAAGTTTGCTATTGCAAGGAGGGCAAACTATTCAAAACCACAATATCTTAATGATGGTTCGTCTACACTCATGACTAATGCATTACAAGGATTTCTTGAAACTAACTATAGCCAACCACACAGACGACGAATTATGGAACATAGCCTCATCTGAAGATGACTATCTAGGTTTCGACCATCCGGATAGATCAAGATCCTTGAGAAACGGCGTTGGGGACCTTTTCCTTCGTTAGGCGACGGTATACAAGCTAAGCTCGTGTCCATGATAAAACACGCAGCAATGTGGAAAGACTTGGTGAATGGCTCCAGGAGTCTTTGGTATATCTCGTTTCATACCCATCAACCACACCGACATGGTTCATATCTTGTCATGAGACAGTGGGCGTTTTCTTATTGCTGTTCTTTGCTACCTCTTTTTGTGTTTTTAGCATGCATGTGGCGACGCATGAAATGCAGGCGAACGGTGGATGAGATATGTTTTGATAAAATATCAATACAATGAGCATATTGGATTGATGTGGTCTGCGGCATGGGCTCTGATAGCTCTATGTTGTTCTCAAGTCTGTAAGACAGCTATTGTAGTATTATCAAATCAAATAAGTCCAATATTATATTATGAACGCCTCGTGACTGTATACGATGGGTGCATGAGGCATCTTTATTCCTGATACCCTCATGCTCTCCAAATCTCTATGTACTTTCCCCCATTGGAGCTCTATGTCCAACCTTGGATTTTCCCCCGGTTCCATCAGTAGCTCTTCATTGGTCTTCAAGGTACATCAAAGTAACCTGTTATCAAAGCCAACCAGCCGTTTTCCCATCAACTGAGTGCATACCATAGTGGCCTTACATACAGGCTTTGTTCATACCGTCGTCTATATCAAGTCTCGCAACCTTGTGCGTTTCAGTTTCCTCTATCTTCATGCCGTACTTGGTCATCCTCTTGTTACTTCATTTCACCTCTTGGTGGTGCTTGGCCAAGGGTCCTCGctcaatctcctcgacgGAAAGGTGGGCGCCTGCAGTCTTGAGAAGCTGCGCGCAGTCGTCTTTGCCAGACAGCGATGCCAGGAAGAGGGGCGAGTTGTCCGCCCTGTTGCGCTCGTGCACGCTGGCGCCACgcttgagaagctcgagCATGATTTCGGTGTTGCCTGATACCGCGGCCAAGTGCACGGCTGTATTGCCGGCGTAGTCGGCCGTCTTGAGAAGATGACTACCTTCACCCTCGAGGAGTTGCCTGACGACGTCTATTTCTCCATTTTTGATGGCGTAGCCCAGGGCTGTAAAGGCAGACTCGGTGGCTGTCAGGCGAGAAGCGGCGTCGAGGGGAGGCGTTGGGTGAGAAAAGCTAGGGTGCGCAATCTCAGTCATCTCACCACGAAGCGAGCGCGAAAACTGGGCTACAATGTCCTTTTGGGTGAGGTTagggagggcgaggaggtgTGAGAGCTTGGCAAGGGCTGCTTCGGCCGTAAGGTCGAGGCCGAATATGACACCCATGCGGCCGAGTTGGGTTCCAGGGGCGTAGACGGGGGACACGAAGCCGTTAACGCATTGGCTGacattgacgacgatgatgcccCTGTCGACAGCGGAGCGAATCACTTCTGTGAGACGGCCGTCGACGCCACCTGGGACATTTCCCATACCAAAAGTCTCGAGGATGAGGCCCCTTAGGTCCGGAAGGTGAAGGACAGCATCGACCATTTCAGGCTTGATGCCAGGGAAGACACGCAGACACGCAACGTGGGTTGTGTCGAGGTGCTTGAAGACGTGGAACTCGGCAATGGTGGTGGGTCGGAGAACCAGATGCCAATTCACATTGATGCCAAGGCCGTTGACCTTGGCCAGGGGCTCGCAGTTGGGGCTGGCAAAGGCATCAAAGGAGGCGGCTGAGACCTTTGTGGTGCGGTTGCCACGGTACAGCGTGTcgcggaagaagagacacACTTCTGGGATGACAAAGGTTCCGGCAATGATGAGCGAGCCGAGCAAGTTGTCGACAGCATCGGACTGGAGAGCAAAGATGGGGGCCTGCGAGCCGGTAAGGATGACGGGCTTACCCAGGTTGGCCAGCATGAAGGAGAGGGCAGAGGCCGTGTAAGCCAGCGAATCGGTGCCGtggaggatgacgaagccGTCAAAGAGGTGGTAGTTTTCTTTAATGGCAGTGGCCATGTTGGCCCAGTCGTTGGCAGAGATGTTGCTGGAGTCGAGCAACGGGTCGAATTCCAGGACGGAGTAGCGGACGTGTCTCTGGTAGGCTGTTGGGGGTGTTCTCAGGCTGTCGAGCTGGATCATCTGACCACTGCGGGATGCTTGCAGCTTGACTTTGAGGAATATGAATGTTAGCTAGCGGCTTTTAAATATGAAGGTGAACCCATATGTGTGCTTTTATATAATGCCGGGAGAGAGTGTGTAGTAGGTATGAGCTTTACCCTCATCTACACAAGTATATACAATAAAGCAAACTCACCACTTGGTTCTGATTTATCATTAAACGTCGGTCTGGGAGCCATAGCACTCTCCAGAAATCCATCGCTGGGCGCAAGGCCGTCGGGCCCTTCTTGCATGCATATCGTGCCTCCGGTGCCGATGATCAAAACCCGGGACTCGGGGAGCCCGGCGTTGAGGGGAGGCGAATCGGTGATGGCGGGCGACATGAGAGGCTGTATAGCAGGTGGTAAGTTTATCTAACTAAAGAcgagaaaaataaagatgCCGAGATGAAAGAATCAACTGCTAGAGAATGAAGTGatacaaagagaaaagaggttGAAAGCTTGGATGTAAAAGTGCGGAAGGTCACTCTTCTTATCAAGGCGGTACCGCACCCGTACATATGCTCCAgataaggaaaaaaaggaagcagGAAAGCGGACtaagaaaaagaggcggcCCAACAGCGTAGTACAAAGTTGCTTGCTAATTACGAAAAAATCTCGTCATGTGGACAATGGGAAAAAACGGACAGGAAGaacaaaggagaaggagaaaagttTGATAAGAATTTAGTCATAGCAAATGTCGGCATGTGCAGCCATTTTGCTGTTAAAAGTCTAGCAcgcgaggaagagaggcGACGGAGTGGATACGAAGGGGTAATAGAATCTCGAGAATCGGAGGTGCATGTTATCATGTGGTTTTGGGGGGGCTGCTTTTTTGAATTCTGGGCCCTTGTgtaagttaattaattaactgATGTGCATCTGTAACGTAAATTATTCGGAAAGGAAACGAATAGATGTGCAAGCATGGATGAGGGAAGAGAGTAAAGGTGTGAACTTGTGATGTGTATTGTAGAATCTGCACGGAGTAGTACCTTGATTGAAAATGAGATCAATTCGATGAAAGATACCTCTGTATACAGGCACACTCTAATAATATACAGCACTAACGCATCTAGAATAACGGCCGGGCTTCCCAACTCGCGTAGCAGCGGCTTCGGGCTCGTTCCGTATTAGCATCAATCGCAGTCAATAGTCCCAATCCAGATCTGGGGGAGTTTCCACGGGCGCAAATGCAGTCCAGTAGCATCAGAGGCGGCCTTCAGGGGTGCagcaagatgcagatggcCGAGTACAGTATCGGTACATGTCCGGTGGCGCCAGATTAGCCGTGTCTGCAAGTACCTGCTTGAACCttgcccatccatccatcgtcTCCATTCGGCATATTCCAACATCATCTGTATTGAGTACCTTACGTCACTTGGATCCTGGGAGTCGAAAAACTTGCCCTGCGAGGCCACTGATCGGAGAACGATGGATGACGCCTAATTATTTACCGACggaagcttctcttctgACATGGATTGTACTCGGTACAACCATCAACTGATAccgaaagaaacaaaaaagagcCGGTACGAAGCACGGCGCAACTTGCTGTCAACGCAGTACCGCCCAGGCACATGCACCCTCCCACAGCTCCATGCCGTCAGCTCAAGTACAATTCAGGTACAGCTCCACCAGCCTCTTGTCACATCCGATTGGGATAAGCGCGAGCCCTCAACGCCATCTTCCTTGACTTTCTGCTCAGCGCCGATTCAATTCGCGGAATCaaccttttttcttcttctttcgatTTGGCAAATCTCCCGGTCTCTCCTCGCCATTCCTCTCGCGCCTGGGCCATCGCAACTCTTTGACGACAACAGAAATCGAATCAATAATTATATACTGCTGAAACATTTCCTTAACCCGGCCATCCGTTCGCTATCCGCTTCTTCGACGGCGCTCTTGCGGGGGGTTTCAAAGgcccaagacaaagaacgATGCGCGCTCATCACACCACGACTCTCCCATAAAACGCGCTTCATTTGCCCAAAACAAGCGTCGCCCAGCTATTCTCCCTCTCTTGCAATTCTTCTTGACGACGCTTCCGCCTCTGCTTGAGCCAGCGATTCGACTCAACGAACCCGGCGCGCGTCATGGATCGACCCTCCGAAACGACCCCCGATGGCACTTCACCACGAACCTTTGCCCTGAATCACAGCAGACCAAAGTCCAGCTTTCAAGGTTGCTCCCGGATAGCCGACTATGAGCTGCAAGGCAAATTGGGCGAGGGTACCTTTGGGTATAGAACCCCCTGTTCTTTCAAATCACTAAATCTAAAGATGGGAAGCTAATGCAAACACTTGTACTGTAGTGAGGTCCATCGCGCTCGATCCCGCAAGACAGGCGCTCTCGTcgccttgaagaagattatTATGCACCATGAAAAAGACGGTGTAGGTGGCGGCATCAGGCATACCAAACTCGCTTTCTCTCCTCTGACTTGCTTCAGTTTCCCATTACTGCTCTGCGAGAaatcaagctgctcaagctgCTGTCGCACCCAAACATTCTGAGATTGGAAGATATGGCTGTAGAGCACCCCACGAGACAGAGTGAGCATtccccaccatcttctcttctttgatcatccattttcttcatcatccctTTTCTGTCTCTATtatcatccttcttctgctaACAGAGTTATACGTAGCCGACAAGCGCAAGAAACCCATCATGTACATGGTGACGCCTTACATGGATCACGATCTCTCGGGCCTTCTCGATAATCCATCTGTCCACTTCAAGGAGGCTCAGATCAAGTGCTACATGCTCCAGCTACTCCAAGGTCTGCGCTACCTTCACGATAACCACGTCCTCCACCGAGATATGAAGGCTGCCAaccttctcatcaacaacaagggCATCCTCCAGATTGCTGATTTTGGCCTGGCCCGCCACTATGATGGACCAACGCCGCGGGCGGGCCATGTTGTTGGAGAAGGCCGACGAGACTACACCGGGTTGGTTGTCACTAGGTGGTACCGTCCGCCCGAACTTCTGCTGCAACTAAGACGATATACCCCCGCTATTGACGTCTGGGGTGTTGGGTAAGATATGGCGcctcttcttgttttctgCAGTTTAATCTCCCTGTTATCCTCTCTTTAATCAGTGTCACTGCTTCAAACGAAACTAACTCCTTATAGCTGTGTTTTTGGGGAAATGCTATTCGGCAAACCCATTCTTGCTGGCGAGAGTGACGCTCACCAGCTCGAACTCATATGGGATCTAATGGGCTCGCCCACTGATGAGACTATGCCAGGATGGAAGAGCCTACCTGGAGGTGAACACTTGTCTCCCAGGTCACGACCAGGAAATCTTCAAAGCCGCTTTAGGGAGTATGTTGCCACTCGCCCATAAATAACTAATGCCACGATTGACTATGTGCGACTAACACATTTCTTCAGGTACGGCTCTGGAGCAATTGCTCTGTTAAAAGATTTGCTAAAACTGGACTGGAAGACACGGATTAATGCCGTGGATGCCTTACAACATCCGTACTTCAAGAAGGAGCCGCTACCAATGGAACCACATCAGCTTCCTACTTACGAAGAGAGCCATGAGCTTGATCGGAGAAAATTCCACGACCGCAAAGCTGCCCTGCCCCCTGCTCCCAAGGGCGGAACGGTTGGCCTCGGTCCCGATGCAAATGGAGCAACTGCCGGGTTCAACAGCAATGACGCCTACGGTGGTCGAAGTGGTGCCAACGGGGGACGCTTCAGGGGCGGTGGCCCGGACGAGAGGCGGCCTGCTTGGCGGGATCGAGAGCGTGGGCCTCCATCACGGCCTCCCCAAGACCGACCGCCGAACTGGGAGGATGCTGACCACCGAGATCGAGATCGGGCGCCTCGCAACCGCGGGCCGGGCCGCGGACCAGATATAGACACTTACATTCCGAGCTATGGTCGCGAAGAGGCGGGAGGTCGACGCAGGGACGATGACCGGCCTCGTGATGACCGACGACGCCCTACCAGTAAGGACAGTGGGCGACGATACGATAGAGAGCGGCGAacaagaagccgaagccgctCGCCGATACACGATAGGAATCGCGACCGAGACATGTATCGACGATGAATACAACATAGTACCGTCAACATACACGCATAGATATGTGAGCCATACATATGGTCATGGATAATTGGCTTACGTTTCAGCCATTTTGCACTTTTTTATGATATCCCACGGAATTAGTTCCCTTGACAGAATTTCTGGTTTTATGGGGGTTGGAATGGCGTTGGAGGCAACAGATGAAGGATGTAAATGGTTGAGCTTGAGGACGCCTGCTGCTTActgccgccttggccttggcagcagcagttggGATAAAAGAGGGTTACCGTCACGGAAGAAGGGGCAATAGCACTGCATGTATAAACTCAAACTAtgcaaaaaagggggggccGCGTAAAGTCGCTAGCAAAGCATTAGAAGCGCACAAGTAGCTATTGTAAGAAGAAATCATATATCAGagtcgtcctcttcttcaagaatcGTCTGTGACAGAAGCCCAGCTGCAACACGGCGGCGTGAGGGAGAGGGATCCGGCCAGTACCACTCTCCCTCATTAGAGGACGAATCGTCTTTGAGAGTTGGCGTTGATAAGGACGACAGTGGTTTTTTGCCCTGGGAGGCACGTGAGTGAGGTCCTTGAGAGGTGCTGCCACTGTCTTGCATGCCGAGGTAGGATGTGATGACGGTTGAGGAGGTGGCCAGGGTGAAGCCGGCGAAGATGCCGACTGCTGCAGCAGTGGCGAGCTATGAAGAACAGATTAGCTGTGTCGTTTTACTTACATTAGAGGAGGTAGAtggttttcttcttgttgggctttattattatagtgAAGACGTACAAATGTATATAAAGGCTATATGTCAGATACGCAGGAGTTTATTAGCAACCAGTCCCACTAACACGTCAAAGCGACATAACAGAGGCGATAGCACAAGACATTTCATATCAAAAGGGGAAAATAACGCACCTGAAGAGCAAGAATAAAGTCAAAGACACCACGACACCAACTGGTAATGTACGCAACCAGGTATATCGCCGGCGCAAACACGATGCGAATGGCGCTCAGGAGATACGACAAGGGTACGGAGGCCAGTCGCAAGGGGAAGAGTAAGATGCGGCcgagaaaggagaagacgcGGAAAACGGGGCGGAGGTGGTCGAGGATGGCGGAGACGTCCATTTTTGTGAGAAAATGTTTGTTGGCATGAGGGTGAAGATTTTTTGGGAGGTTTGAGGGTGGGAAGAAGTATGAGAGAGAGGTATGGAAAAGGTGGTGATTCAAGGGTACATTTGCATGGGGATATTGTTGTGGTATGAGTGAGGTGAGGTATGGGGTGTTGTGAGTGTGGCTGGGGAGGTGTGGCGGGGCTAACCTGGAGCTTAGCTGATACTGTATGTTCATATAATGCGAGAGATTGGGAGATGCGAAGATTGGATCTGGACTGGGATAGTATGTGGGTTTTGTATTTAATTAGAGTTGATTGATTCTTCTGAACTTGGTGGCTATCTTGTCAAGTTGAAGTGCTTGGTTGTGTATGACGGTTATAAGTTGGAGTGGCGCATGAGAATGCGGTCAAAAGATATGGGTGTAAGGATCTACCAGATCCAGATGATCGAGGGTTTCCGAGTGAATATTTAATGACCAAAGCATATTATTGTATGAAATGAGGAATTCTCAAAAGACGCTCTTGGCTATTATACTTCTTGATGGGTAGGTATGATTACTTGCATACTAGGTATTTCGTGATGACAGCTGCGTACTAGGTATGGATATTAATAAACAACTTGGAGTTAGGTATCCGTCTTGGCTATTAATTAAATCACCGAAGCTGACAGGTACCTGCTCTTGCTGCAATACAGGTACAGAAGCCCATCATTTGTGACTACCCGCGCAGGCTAAAGTTCCGGTTGTTAATAGAGTGTCGTCATGGCAGGACCAGGGAAAAATGTCCCGGATGTGGATAGCACGCTTGCAGCTCAGGTACAGGGAACCTCTGCAGCCCAGCGTCAGCATGTGTCCACCGACTGTACATATGTACCCAGTACGCCAGTGCTAATCCGCGCTGCACCCGGAGGTACTTGGCCAGGCCCAAGGCAAGAAAGAAGCATCAAACCACAGATAAGAGCAGCACATTCCCCCACCACAAACCCCCCCCATGGGCCCGATCCTACTGGCCAGCTTCCCGCTCCAGTTCCTCCAACCCACGATCGTCTGCTGCACGACGGGCTGCCACGGCACAGGCGAGACGACACGACAGCtgaagggggagaaaaaaaggaaccTTACATACCTGGAACCCCCACGAGCGTCCCCTCTTACTGTACAGTAGGCGCTGCATGCAGAAGCCCCGAAAAAGGAACCCGGACGGAGGAGATTAGACAACCCAAGACAAGAACACACGGCCATCAGCAGAAAAAGGCCCCTCTCGCGCGCTTTGAGTGTTTGCCTCGGGAATTTCCACCCGGGGCCCGGAATCTGGAATTTGACGGACgggattgatttgattgctgGGTCCTCGTTTTGATCGTTTCATTTGATTGCTTGATCGGATTTCGCTGCAAGTCAAGACAAGACGGGCACAGCTCAGCACACCACgcagctcgtcgtcgaaCAACATTCGGCCCCCAAAAAACACCGCCGTTTAGAGCCGATCTAGATGACCTCTTGACCCAGACAGACACATCACATCGACACATCGAGATCCCTCAAAACCCCCACCGCCGTTTCATCCTCTCAGCACGCCGCAATCCAACCACGTTCGCCCAAGCATCGTCACGCGAGTCTCCCCGCTGCCCAGCCCTGCTCGCCGGTGCCTTGTGCAACGACAAGCCGCCAACCGGTCGCCTCTGCAACCCCCCTCTGACTCCCGCTAGCAGCCCATCCTCTGTCTGTGTCTGGGattgttgttttctcttctcgccctcgcTTCCCACGTCCCTGCCGCCACCCCTGGTCGGGTTCCCAAACCATGGGTAACAACCATTCGGCGTCCAACAAGGCCGGCGGGCCTGGGTCTGGGTCTGGATCGCctccgcagccgcagccagGCGTCGACTCTCAGTCTCAGTCTCCTCgccagcctcagcatcgCAAGGACGGATCCCGCAACATCATCCCCATCCACGGTGCCcgcgccgctgccgccaccgaGTCCTCGTCTCTCCAGGCCCAGGGCTCCATCGCCGCCTCCGTGCCCAatcccaagaccaagagcgTGCCCGCCACCGGCGTCTCCTCGCTCAGCGGCTCGCCGCATAGCAGCACCGTCTCCTCCGTCGCCAacgccgctgccgccgttgccgCGGCCGTCGTCGCCGGCAGCCCCAAACCGTCCGAGCCGCGACCCATCCTACGCGACGAACCCTCCAAGCCCGTTGCCGTCCCTATCGAGGGGTCTCTGGCGCGTCCTCATATCCCAGCCATCCCGCCAAATTTCGATGCCCAGCTCTTTTCCAACAGTAGCCTGACGGACATGTACATGATGCGCCCGCCTCGCCTGCCGCTTcccattgaggaggaggtccACACGCCTGGCTCGCCCATCCTCGGACCCGACGAGAGCCTGGCCGATCTCGAGCTCGGCGAATCGTCCGAAGCCttgacgaggaagagctcCGCGCTCAGCTCGGGCACggccgaggatgacgagggcgaggagctACGCGTGGACAAGACCAGGCCCGTCGTTGCTACCAGGATTGAGTGGAGGGGAGGTGGTGAAAAGATTTGGGTTACCGGTACCATTTTCCACTGGAATCGAAAGCTCCGGCTGCGTCCTGTGTAAGTACTATGACTCcataacaacaacaacagagTTGGTGCCTTAGCATGTGCCGACAATGTTTGCACATATTTTCTGATCTATATGGGTTTTGACTAACACAATTATGATTTACAGCGAGGGCCAACCAGGTGTCTTTGCCGCCACGATTCACGTGTTGCCCGGCACCCATCACATCCGCTTCTTGGTCGATGGGATTATGCAGACATCGCCCGAACTCCCTACCACTGTTGATTTTGGAAACAACTTGGTAAACTATATCGAGGTCAACCCCGATGACGTGTTGGCGACCAAAAAAGGCGAGGTTATCGAGGCTACCGAAGccgcaaaggagaagagcggaTCTCAACCCGATTCTGAGTCCAAGGAAGAGCCCAAGGTGGCCAGGGGAAAGCCTGTCTTGCCGCAAGAGGCTTACAATGGTCAAATCCCACAGTACCTACTCGATTTCGACCAAGCTGAGGAATCGCCGGCCTATCGCAATGCCGTGTCCGCCATAGAGAAGCTGACGACACCGCCGAGCTTGCCCGGCTTCCTGGGCAAACCAATCCTCAACGCTGCGACCCTGATGAAGGATGACAACAGCGTCTTGAACATGCCCAACCATACCGTTTTGAATCACCTTGCGACCAGCAGTATCAAAAACAATGTTCTGGCTGTGTCAGCAACTACTAGATATCACAACAAGGTAAGTTGAGTTTCGGGAGTTTAAGGGGGGACTGTTACCGCTGGCGGTATTGGCTAACAATTTGGTGCTTTACAGTATGTCACTACAATTATTTACAAGCCTACTTCCACAGATGAAGGTTAAAGGGAGGTTTCCCTAAACAATgagagaagggggaagaagatggatgaagacgatgaggatgggTCGAAGACGCCGCTTTATGGCGTTTCAATGAGGGTTAATGtgtattatttttatttgtttCCCGCACCCCCCCTTTTTACTCTATTTCCTCTATTCATGGAGGGGTATTCtgtttactttttttatttgttaAATGCCATGATATGGGCATTTTTACATGGGATGGTGGAAATCAGCTGCGGGTTATTATATCTCTGGCTTATTATGGTGAAGAAGCCTGGTGGCTGCAGTAGAGATCCGAGGGGTTCGCAATGAACCAACCAGATAGACAGATGGGCGAGATGTATGAATGCTCGCACAATTTACAGTGCAGTTTGGTtatttcctcctcctttttcaCGCTGACCCCATCATTGCTTCTTTGTGTGTGTCTATTACtggtttattttttttttatcttcttttttgtattCTTTCTCTTATATTTCTAGTCCCTCCACTCGACATATACATCGTCCGTTCTGAAACGCTGCGTGCACACGCTCTCTTCAAGTGACGTGCGGAAACCCGTTCTATACGCCAACAGCCCGGCATGCGCAatcatgatgccattgtcgatgCAGAATCTCTCGTCCATGGCAAAGACGCTGCCGCCTCGCTCCTTGGCCATGCTCGCAATCATGTCCTGCAGCCGCTCGTTGCAGCCCACGCcgccgacgatgaggacCTCGCTGCTGCCCACGTGGGCCATGGCCCGCTCGGTGATCTCGACCAGCATGGCGAAGATGGTCTCCTGCAGGGAGAAGCACAGGTCTTCGGTGGTGAAACCTGCGCCTTCGGggccgagctggaggagctgtgcGGCTAGGGCCTCTGCGCTGGCGAGGATGCCGGAGAAGGAGCAGTCCATGCCCTTGACGACATAGGGGAGGTCGAGCAGCTTGGTgcccttcttggccagctgctcgATGTTGTAGCCCGGCGCTGGGTCGTTGCTGATGTTGAGGACGCGGGCGAAGCGGTCGAGACAGTTGCCCACGGCGATGTCGAGCGTCTCACCAAAGATGCGATAGCGCTTCTCAGCGTAGGCAATCACCT
Above is a genomic segment from Trichoderma breve strain T069 chromosome 6, whole genome shotgun sequence containing:
- a CDS encoding ankyrin repeats (3 copies) domain-containing protein, whose protein sequence is MSPAITDSPPLNAGLPESRVLIIGTGGTICMQEGPDGLAPSDGFLESAMAPRPTFNDKSEPSVKLQASRSGQMIQLDSLRTPPTAYQRHVRYSVLEFDPLLDSSNISANDWANMATAIKENYHLFDGFVILHGTDSLAYTASALSFMLANLGKPVILTGSQAPIFALQSDAVDNLLGSLIIAGTFVIPEVSAASFDAFASPNCEPLAKVNGLGINVNWHLVLRPTTIAEFHVFKHLDTTHVACLRVFPGIKPEMVDAVLHLPDLRGLILETFGMGNVPGGVDGRLTEVIRSAVDRGIIVVNVSQCVNGFVSPVYAPGTQLGRMGVIFGLDLTAEAALAKLSHLLALPNLTQKDIVAQFSRSLRGEMTEIAHPSFSHPTPPLDAASRLTATESAFTALGYAIKNGEIDVVRQLLEGEGSHLLKTADYAGNTAVHLAAVSGNTEIMLELLKRGASVHERNRADNSPLFLASLSGKDDCAQLLKTAGAHLSVEEIERGPLAKHHQEVK
- a CDS encoding protein kinase domain-containing protein, with product MDRPSETTPDGTSPRTFALNHSRPKSSFQGCSRIADYELQGKLGEGTFGEVHRARSRKTGALVALKKIIMHHEKDGFPITALREIKLLKLLSHPNILRLEDMAVEHPTRQTDKRKKPIMYMVTPYMDHDLSGLLDNPSVHFKEAQIKCYMLQLLQGLRYLHDNHVLHRDMKAANLLINNKGILQIADFGLARHYDGPTPRAGHVVGEGRRDYTGLVVTRWYRPPELLLQLRRYTPAIDVWGVGCVFGEMLFGKPILAGESDAHQLELIWDLMGSPTDETMPGWKSLPGGEHLSPRSRPGNLQSRFREYGSGAIALLKDLLKLDWKTRINAVDALQHPYFKKEPLPMEPHQLPTYEESHELDRRKFHDRKAALPPAPKGGTVGLGPDANGATAGFNSNDAYGGRSGANGGRFRGGGPDERRPAWRDRERGPPSRPPQDRPPNWEDADHRDRDRAPRNRGPGRGPDIDTYIPSYGREEAGGRRRDDDRPRDDRRRPTSKDSGRRYDRERRTRSRSRSPIHDRNRDRDMYRR
- a CDS encoding 5'-AMP-activated protein kinase beta subunit, interaction domain-containing protein, with translation MGNNHSASNKAGGPGSGSGSPPQPQPGVDSQSQSPRQPQHRKDGSRNIIPIHGARAAAATESSSLQAQGSIAASVPNPKTKSVPATGVSSLSGSPHSSTVSSVANAAAAVAAAVVAGSPKPSEPRPILRDEPSKPVAVPIEGSLARPHIPAIPPNFDAQLFSNSSLTDMYMMRPPRLPLPIEEEVHTPGSPILGPDESLADLELGESSEALTRKSSALSSGTAEDDEGEELRVDKTRPVVATRIEWRGGGEKIWVTGTIFHWNRKLRLRPVEGQPGVFAATIHVLPGTHHIRFLVDGIMQTSPELPTTVDFGNNLVNYIEVNPDDVLATKKGEVIEATEAAKEKSGSQPDSESKEEPKVARGKPVLPQEAYNGQIPQYLLDFDQAEESPAYRNAVSAIEKLTTPPSLPGFLGKPILNAATLMKDDNSVLNMPNHTVLNHLATSSIKNNVLAVSATTRYHNKYVTTIIYKPTSTDEG
- a CDS encoding glycoprotease family domain-containing protein; its protein translation is MAAASVASPVPHLPTSASTSITPTSNTSTSTSTSSATSDMAAATSKSSWIALGCEGSANKLGIGLIRHTTTSTTILSNLRHTFISPPGTGFLPKDTALHHRTEFVALARRAIAEAGITPADVDCICFTQGPGMGAPLTSVAIGARTLALLWDKPLVGVNHCVGHIEMGRDVTGADNPVVLYVSGGNSQVIAYAEKRYRIFGETLDIAVGNCLDRFARVLNISNDPAPGYNIEQLAKKGTKLLDLPYVVKGMDCSFSGILASAEALAAQLLQLGPEGAGFTTEDLCFSLQETIFAMLVEITERAMAHVGSSEVLIVGGVGCNERLQDMIASMAKERGGSVFAMDERFCIDNGIMIAHAGLLAYRTGFRTSLEESVCTQRFRTDDVYVEWRD